The window GTAATCAAACATAATAGACTCCGATTttctattcaataaatttcttatttatgattttatcGTTTTCTAGTTTAGTTCTAATCGTGGAGAGAATGAATTTCCCTTTTTTTATGCTGAATTCGAATTCGGTTTTATTACCATTTCAGGAAAACAGTTGTCGCTCGAGAAGTCAATATGAAATTCGTGTTCTGCTTTGTTTTATGCGTGGCGGCGCTGGCGGTCTCGGAAGCCTTTTCCTGCGACCCGTTGCTAGCTGAAGATGATTTTTGTCAATATGATTTTGGTAAGTTTACATGGTTAGAGTTCGAATGGTTCGGGTATTATGaatgattcaattaatatttggccattttttcaattatttggaATAATAACAGAAGGGGGAAAATGGAGTGGGCGAACGAAGGGAAAATGaacaattctttaaaaatttttctatataaatgaaaaaaggTGTCTATGGTTTTAGGGTGAACGTATTTTTTCCGGGTCCGTTTATTTTGATATGTACATGGACCTTCATTTTCTCTATGTATTTCTTAGTAATGAGGACTTCgtgccaccagctatcccgctagatggcgcGCGTAACTGTGCAACAACCCCGTCaaaatctagttcattttcaatgacctttcatctagatttttagCCTCCCTCGTCAGAAATTAGGTAAATCACTCATTTTGATAAACTCAGATGATCTTGAGGTTCATATTTAAGGTGGTTTTTACTGATCACCATTATGGATAGACTTTAATCGAATATGAGAAGAGTTTTTTGTCTGGGtgcacactagcgaacctggtgaatcctcgcttgccacaagtggaatcctcgattgccacagtcgaacgCAAAGTCCTCATTAGAACACATTTCATCTAGTTTTATCATCTATGTTCCAGTGATGAAGGCACTGGTAAAAGCTGTACACGATGTGAACGGAATACGCAGATACCAagtgaaaataagaaaatactttAAACAAGTATGtaacaaaacaagaaaaaaggCTTAACAGGAATTTACGCATTTCGTACGCACGAAAATCAGTTCTAGGtccagtatatatatatatatatatatatatatatatatatatatatatatatatatatatatatatatatatatatatatatatatatatatatatatatatatatatatatatatatatatatatatatatatatatatatatatatatatatatatatatatatatatatatatatatatatatatatatatatatatatatatatatatatatatatatatatatatatatatatatatatatatatatatatatatatatatatatatatatatatatatatatatatatatatacgtgtaATATTATTTGTAGCCTACTACGCAGATGAACACATTTGgcaaaaaagacaaaatgCTGGATATCTATGCCTATAAAGATACCAGATATGCAGTTACCCTAACAGAAGGAGACGTATACGTACTCGGTGGTAAGTACCGCTGAAGTAACCTATGACTTATCAGTAATCGAGAATCGGCACCACTAATCGGCGGTATGAATTATTACTGGTGTCATTACTATCATTCCACTATCGGGCGCACTTAGGTTATGTGATTTATTCAACGATTTAACTAATTATAGTTAGTCGTATATTCGCCAACTAGGTAAAACCGTATACCGGTTAGTCGGAACTGAAGTCCGAAAATAGCTACAGTTCGAAACTATTGTTCCAAGATGGACGATTAGTGGTGCAATGCGTTAAACCGCAGCGCGTTATTAGTCGTCGAACTGACAGTCGTCGAACGAAAACCGAAGATATGGGGTATCCGATTCTTGGTATCCCATTGGGGTAGCCGcaaaaccagctatcccaccagatggcgggACGAGCAGTAGGTCGTCCGTTGTCTGAACTCCCAACTACTTTCAACTCTGAACTACTTTCGTAAATGATTGATTCGTTCAAGACAAAATTCATTccgttttaattgaaatgtagaagaaatcgaacgtAGACGATCAGCTgtctactagcgacacctggtgcatcctcgcctgccatgcGTGGAATCCCCGAATGCCACAGTGGTACTCCCATTAAGCCGCGTGACTTACTATAATTACGATTACGAATTGGGTGTATGCTTATGCCATCTGGTGTGTGCTGTAGGTTAACAGCACATTAATTAGATGCTTCTTTAAAATAACCGACGGATTTTCGTGATTTTATAGGGTCTTATGACGCAAAGAACAAAAGGGCTACCATAGGCTCGTGTCAATATGCAAAGAAATTCAACTCGATCgcaaaaacagaaaaacggAAAATGAGAAACATCAAATGCGGTCAAAACTAAGGGCTGATTAAGGAGAATTCGTCGAAGGGGTTGGACTACCAAATTGGAATTGGCATTCAATTTGAAGTGGGCAGATTTGGCAACGCGAGAGCTTCACACGCGAAACTTTAGTAGCCGCGATCATACGAGCGTTTTTGGCCTGGAACAACTGTTCTCACGGGTGCCCAATGGGCCCAAGCCTGTTTGGtacgaccaaaaacgtcggaccaggcccgagccaaattctaGCACGGGACATGATTGCGTCTCAAtcgcaactggttccggagaTGACttacttcgctttgtttgggccaaatttgactcgggtccGATCAGCGACAATTCGGCACGGGCCAGATCGTTCcttgtgatcgcggctattggTGGGTTTCATAGGGGTGGACTATTCCACCCGGTCCAGCCCCTAAATCCACCCTTGACAACTAAAAACCTTAGTAATCTCGTACATAAGAATGTCTGATATCTATGAATAGCTAATAAGATATAGCGATATATCAATAAGTCgtttgttgttttgaaattttgtgggattttcGTCAAATCGTGATGGTTTTCAAACCCCGTAATCAGAAACGCGGTCGATGCGTCGCTGTACATCACACTTACTAATATCAAATCGATCGGAAAGAATAAAGCCTGATCGGGCAGTGGTCTGTGGCTGATAGCAGAAGGACACGCCCATCCACTGTTCACGCCTACGGGTATCGATTTTCTCATCGAACAAGGTCAAGGTCGGAACCAGTGTCTCTCCCTGGTGTTTCCGCGTTggtcatttgtttttctatcGCAGACGATCCTGTTAATACTGCTACACAAACCTGTCGCAGGTATTATGTCAGATACGGGCTGGAAAAAACTGGGAACTTGGCACTCGCTCGGAAACTATACGAACTACGAACcatcaataaaatcaatacatcaaTACGTTCATTTCTAATACCGACTAacaatcattttttatttgcattttcaaacaaatgtTAATAATTTGACACAAACTTTAATCGTATATAGAACCAGGAAACCCGACACCTATCTCAGGACCATATACATCTTCAAATCTTAAGTGTAAAATACCCGTCATTCATGCGGAATCATCCACAGATTCAGCGGGATTATCCACAGATTCAGCGGGATTATCCGCATTATCAGCGGAATTATCCACAGATTCAGCGGGATTATCCACAGCATCCGTTGCAGTGGTAACTGGTCCTTTCGAGAGCCGTTTCAATGCCATTTTGAAAGcttttacattttttacaaGATCTTTTACATTACTTCTTACGAAATTGATTATCAGCGATTTGCCTCGTTTTGATTTGAGGATTTTTGGTAAGGGGCGAGGTAGACGTGAATCCGGTGATCGTAAAACTTCCAAGATCTTGCTCTTGGTGATAGTATCGCAATCTACTTTCATCAGTGGTGATACGGCGTTGCCGTATAACTTACGAGCATGAGTTAACGCctgcaaaataaaaacaaaaacacgaTTGAAAATGCTATTTCTAGGTAAACACTTCACGTACAACTGTAAATCACGATTACAAGAATACTAGAGGTATTTCCGGTGATTTGTCTTTCCAAGAGGATAGATACGTAGATAGAATGggtagacagacagacagaaaGATAGACAGAGAGACGACAGACATACgacagacggacagacagatCAGATAGAAAAGACAGGCAGCCTGTCAggcagatagatagatagacatGCATGCAGACATACAGATAAGACAGGCAGCCAGACTGACGACAGACAGATAGgcagatagacagacagacagatagacagatagacaTATCGACAGACAGATGACAGACAGATAGATGGATTTAACGAACTACACGTGGTATGATTGAACAAACGCTTTTAACGAGACGCGCTTGTCCTAATTTACCTTGCGACATAGAGGCTTCAATTCTTTACttttacttttatttctaCTTCTTGCCTTCGCCGGATCAATGGCATCGGTTGAAACCAAGAAAACAGCCATAAAAACCACCAACAAACTGATCAAATTCATGTTTTCTCCGGTAAACTGCAAGTAGATCATAAGAGAATAGAGATTTGTCAAATGGATTTTTCCAAAGTTGATTCTACATATTAATCTACTAGATTTTTTCGATAAGAACGCCCAATAGATTAGTTCCTGGTTGCTAGAAAAAGAATGGCTCCCGGTAGCACCAGAACTAGATACTGGCTCCCAGCAGCACCAGAACTAGAGACTGGCTCCCTGCCGTACCAGCACCGAGAGACTGGTTCCCTGCCGCACCAGAACTAGACACTGGCTCCCAGCAGCACCAGAACTAGAGACTGGCTCCCTGTCGCACCAGAACTAGAGACTGGCTCCCTGCCGCACCAGAACTAGAGACTAGCTCCCAGCAGCACCAGAACAAGAGACTGGTTCCCTGCCGCACCAGAACTAGAGACTGGCTCCCAGCAGCACCAGAACTAGAGACTGGCTCCCTGCCGTACCAGCACTAGAGACTGGCTCTCTGCCGCACCAGAACTAGAGACTGGCTCCCTGCCACACCAGAACTAGAGACTGGCTCCCAGTCGCACCAGAACTAGAAATTGGCGCCCTGCCGCACCAGAACTAGATACTGGCTCCCAGCAGCACCAGAACTAGAGTCTGGCTCCCTGCCGCACCAGAACTAGAGACTGTATCTCTGCCGCACCAGAACTAGATACTGGCTCCCTGCCGCACCAGAACTAGAGACTACTCCCTGCCGCACCAGAACTAGAGATGTTATAAGTGATCTTACCTTGTGTGTTGAGATGTCTAAACGTGCTGTTGAAGCGACTGAGGAATGTCTCATTTTACGGATTGAATCTTGCGagttttatacattttctggCCTGAATAATATTTGAACAGAAGTTGCCAAACGGCTTCAGATTAAACAATTCACTGAACAATAGATTTAATACCATCGATTTACAGGATCGATCGCTGCTTTGTTTGATTAATCTTTGGCGCCTGTTATTCTACCCGTATTTTGCTGGAAATTTGAAGGACGGTCGTGTTGGcggttttaaattttcatCCAGACATGAATTAGATTAGTCGAATGTCCACAGTCTCAAACGTTGTGAACAGATAATAAGATCAAACCTGCTTTGTACGAAttggattttcttttttttaacgaGAATctattcattcaaaaaaaattaaacgaaCATGATGTTTCAAATGATCTCACCCTAAAGAGATCACCGCTAGGCGTGATTACTTCCAGAAGGCTGctgtagatttgaattgaagTTTTAGATATTAACCGAACTGATATTCGACAGACTTGAGACTTCTCTTGCTGTTTCGCAGAAAACCTTTTTGATTTCCTCCGGATTATAAGctttatcgttatcattattattttccttCCCTTTTCCAAGCAGATAATTCCCAAACGTCAGCCTAAGGGTCCACGCTACTTAGCGAATTTCTAGAAAATATTCTAAGGATTTTACCTAACTTCCGTACCCAAAGTGGCTgtggactgtggaactgggtccactgTAGAAGTAGGTCCATAACCGTAGAACTTGGCTCGAAGTAGGcgcagaactgtgaaactggatccgcAAGGTCCGCAACTGTGGACCTGGGTAACTGGGCCGATCATGTAGAAGCAGATCTagaaaatgtggaactgggtccttacTGTTTAGTTACGCCCGGATCTCGAACTGGGTCAATAAACTCAGTGTTGTCTAAAACTGTACTTGGGATAGGTAGAAGTAGAtccagaactatggaactgggtcaacaagaactgtggaactagatccacaACTAGAGGTAGGTcccaaactgtggaactgggttcagggCTGTGGATAGAACTGTAGAAACAGATGAACAACGTGTGGAATTGAACCCAGATCTTTCAAAAGTGGATCTAGTTTTATTGAACTTGGTCCAGGATTGTGGAATCTGTGTTGAACTGAGGAATTTGGTCTCAACCTGAAAAAGCTGATGTTTTGACATAAAAATCTATTGCAACTCGTTTGTTTTCTGTATGCAGTTACATTGTCGAGAACTTGTTCAAATTGGGGGAAATTGGCGAACAGAAAACTTATTACGccaatccccccccccccacttCCTCGGTAAAAATCAACATCCAGATTTCACAGCTAATCTCGAACAAAATACTGCAATTGAATTCGTATGTTGAAAAActtagttttaaaaattttccGG is drawn from Tubulanus polymorphus chromosome 10, tnTubPoly1.2, whole genome shotgun sequence and contains these coding sequences:
- the LOC141911953 gene encoding uncharacterized protein LOC141911953, whose protein sequence is MMKMSASKLLILVVAILLCRYGAISEIIDEIDRTPWSSESNLLDYQKYRSALGGSMMLYSGIVDDKRRPNRRDGILSRRFYYGCPSVCRCYYKRYGLKWKTVVAREVNMKFVFCFVLCVAALAVSEAFSCDPLLAEDDFCQYDFVMKALVKAVHDVNGIRRYQVKIRKYFKQPTTQMNTFGKKDKMLDIYAYKDTRYAVTLTEGDVYVLGGSYDAKNKRATIGSCQYAKKFNSIAKTEKRKMRNIKCGQN
- the LOC141912144 gene encoding uncharacterized protein LOC141912144 gives rise to the protein MRHSSVASTARLDISTHKFTGENMNLISLLVVFMAVFLVSTDAIDPAKARSRNKSKSKELKPLCRKALTHARKLYGNAVSPLMKVDCDTITKSKILEVLRSPDSRLPRPLPKILKSKRGKSLIINFVRSNVKDLVKNVKAFKMALKRLSKGPVTTATDAVDNPAESVDNSADNADNPAESVDNPAESVDDSA